A region from the Leucoraja erinacea ecotype New England chromosome 18, Leri_hhj_1, whole genome shotgun sequence genome encodes:
- the rapsn gene encoding 43 kDa receptor-associated protein of the synapse: MGQDQTKQQIEKGLRLYRSNETTKALLTWNQVLLKSREAPGRFRALGCLITAHSEMGQYQDMMRLALGQTEVARQMGDPDALTESYLNLARSNEKLCQFAKTIAYCKTCLGTQGGSVGLRLNGQVCLSMGNAYLGLSAFQKALECFEKALRYAHSNDDKMLECRVCCSLGGFYIQLKDYEKALFFPCKAAELVTDYGKGWSLKYKAMSQYHMATAYRKLCRLNDAMDCCEESMKIALQHRDRPLQALCLMCFADIHRQSSKVERAIPRYDSSLNIMTDIGNRLGQAQVLLGIAKCWLLEKEADKSLQAVRKAEEVAEEVGNKLLLLKAHCLCEAIYRAKGSLQLLRDHVVKFHECMEDMELYCGLCGESIGDKNSQLQALPCSHLFHLKCLQSNGTRGCPNCRRSSVKPGYV; encoded by the exons ATGGGCCAGGACCAGACCAAGCAACAGATCGAGAAGGGCCTTCGCCTCTACCGCTCCAACGAGACGACCAAGGCGCTGCTGACATGGAACCAGGTGCTGCTGAAGAGCAGGGAGGCTCCAGGCCGGTTCCGGGCGCTGGGCTGCCTGATCACAGCGCACTCGGAGATGGGCCAGTACCAGGACATGATGCGACTGGCCCTGGGACAGACCGAAGTGGCGCGGCAGATGGGCGACCCCGACGCCCTGACCGAGTCCTACCTCAACCTGGCCCGCAGCAACGAGAAGCTGTGCCAGTTCGCCAAGACCATCGCCTACTGCAAGACGTGCCTGGGCACCCAGGGCGGCTCGGTGGGGCTGCGGCTCAACGGGCAGGTATGCCTCAGCATGGGCAACGCCTACCTGGGCCTCAGCGCCTTCCAGAAGGCCCTGGAGTGCTTCGAGAAGGCGCTGCGCTACGCCCACAGCAACGACGACAAGATGCTCGAGTGCCGAGTGTGCTGCAGCCTGGGCGGCTTCTACATACAGCTGAAGGACTACGAGAAGGCGCTCTTCTTCCCCTGCAAGGCGGCCGAGCTGGTCACCGACTACGGCAAGGGCTGGAGCCTCAAGTACAAGGCCATGAGCCAGTATCACATGGCGACGGCCTACCGCAAACTCTGCCGCTTGAACGATGCCATGGACTGTTGCGAG GAGTCGATGAAGATCGCCCTGCAGCACCGAGACCGCCCCCTGCAGGCCCTCTGCCTGATGTGCTTTGCGGACATCCATCGTCAGAGCTCCAAAGTCGAG agagcaattccgCGATACGACTCTTCACTGAACATCATGACGGATATCGGCAACCGTCTGGGTCAGGCCCAGGTGTTGCTGGGCATTGCCAAATGTTGGCTGCTAGAGAAGGAGGCAGACAAG AGTTTACAGGCCGTGCGTAAAGCAGAGGAAGTGGCAGAAGAAGTGGGAAATAAG CTGCTCCTGCTAAAGGCACACTGCTTGTGCGAGGCCATTTATCGAGCCAAGGGTTCCCTTCAACTTCTCCGAGACCATGTTGTCAAGTTCCACGAGTGTATGGAGGATATGGAGTTGTATTGTGGGTTGTGCGGCGAGTCGATCGGCGACAAGAACTCCCAGCTCCAGGCGCTGCCGTGTTCCCACCTCTTTCATCTAAA ATGTTTGCAATCCAATGGAACCAGGGGTTGCCCAAACTGCAGGCGGTCATCTGTGAAGCCAGGTTACGTGTGA